The following coding sequences are from one Pseudomonadota bacterium window:
- a CDS encoding type IV pilus twitching motility protein PilT, with protein MDIAQLLAFAVKNDASDLHLSSGVPPMIRVDGDIKRINMPALEHKEVHSMVYDIMNDKQRKDYEEFFETDFSFEIPGLARFRVNAFNHNRGAGAVFRTIPSKILTLDDLDAPKIFKDISLTNRGIVLVTGPTGSGKSTTLAAMIDFINDTKPDHVLTVEDPIEFVHESKKSLINQREVHRDTLGFNEALRSALREDPDIVLVGEMRDLETIRLALTAAETGHLVFGTLHTSSAAKTIDRVVDVFPAAEKDMVRSMLSESLRAVISQSLLKKNGGGRVAAHEIMIGTPAIRNLIRENKIAQMYSAIQTGQAAGMQTLDQCLLDLVRKGVVSREEARFRAVHKEQF; from the coding sequence TTGGATATTGCACAACTACTGGCGTTCGCCGTCAAAAACGACGCATCGGATTTACATCTGTCGTCGGGCGTTCCGCCCATGATTCGCGTCGATGGCGACATTAAGCGCATCAACATGCCCGCGCTCGAGCACAAAGAAGTGCACAGCATGGTGTATGACATCATGAACGATAAGCAGCGAAAGGATTATGAGGAGTTCTTTGAAACCGACTTCTCGTTTGAAATTCCAGGTCTGGCGCGTTTTCGTGTTAACGCGTTTAATCACAATCGCGGTGCTGGCGCGGTGTTTCGAACCATCCCATCGAAGATACTTACGCTCGATGACCTGGATGCGCCCAAAATTTTTAAGGATATTTCGCTGACCAACCGCGGTATTGTGCTGGTAACGGGACCAACTGGTTCCGGTAAGTCCACCACACTCGCGGCGATGATCGACTTCATTAATGATACAAAGCCCGACCATGTGTTGACGGTGGAAGACCCCATCGAATTCGTACATGAGAGCAAGAAGTCGCTGATTAACCAGCGCGAAGTGCATCGCGATACATTGGGCTTTAACGAGGCGCTGCGTTCTGCACTGCGAGAAGACCCCGACATTGTGCTCGTGGGTGAAATGCGCGATCTGGAGACCATTCGCCTGGCATTAACCGCCGCCGAAACCGGTCACCTTGTGTTTGGCACCCTGCACACCAGCAGCGCAGCCAAAACCATTGACCGCGTAGTCGACGTGTTTCCAGCCGCCGAGAAAGACATGGTGCGCTCGATGCTATCTGAGTCGTTACGCGCGGTGATATCGCAGTCATTGCTCAAGAAAAACGGTGGCGGCCGAGTCGCGGCACACGAAATCATGATCGGCACACCCGCTATTCGGAACCTCATTCGTGAGAATAAAATCGCTCAGATGTATTCGGCGATTCAAACCGGCCAGGCGGCCGGCATGCAAACTCTCGATCAGTGTTTGCTCGATCTTGTCCGCAAGGGCGTGGTGAGCAGGGAAGAAGCACGTTTCCGTGCTGTCCATAAAGAGCAGTTTTAA
- a CDS encoding aspartate carbamoyltransferase catalytic subunit yields MQHFVSIQDLTRPELEALIDDAARRASKPVRHDTSLAHICVASLFFENSTRTRVSFELAAKRLGAHHVNVDLALSSRSKGESEWDTVATLQAMGIDQLVVRTSTVGLPAMLAEKASRVQIINAGEANVSHPSQALLDLVTLKQRKGRIDDLSIAIIGDIAHSRVARSFVQGASKLGCRDIRLVAPRQWQASREDFAGLSFTDELAPAIADADVVMALRIQKERLDKDDEMDLDDYRARFSLTTERLKTARDALLVMHPGPINRNVELSDAVADGPQSVIEEQVAIGVSARMAILSALAEHRA; encoded by the coding sequence ATGCAGCACTTTGTTTCGATTCAAGATTTAACCCGCCCTGAACTCGAAGCACTGATTGATGATGCCGCCCGCCGAGCCTCAAAGCCCGTGCGTCACGACACCTCTTTGGCTCATATCTGTGTGGCCAGCTTATTTTTTGAGAACAGCACGCGCACACGCGTGTCGTTTGAGCTCGCGGCAAAGCGCCTCGGGGCGCATCACGTCAATGTTGATCTTGCCTTGTCCTCACGATCCAAAGGCGAATCCGAATGGGATACCGTCGCCACGTTGCAGGCGATGGGAATCGACCAGCTAGTGGTGCGCACGTCAACGGTCGGACTACCGGCGATGCTCGCTGAAAAAGCCAGTCGCGTTCAAATCATCAATGCCGGCGAGGCCAACGTGTCTCACCCGAGCCAGGCACTGCTGGATTTGGTCACGCTCAAGCAGCGCAAAGGACGCATTGACGATCTATCGATCGCCATCATCGGCGACATCGCTCACTCGCGCGTAGCACGCTCATTTGTTCAGGGCGCATCCAAGCTCGGCTGCCGTGATATCCGATTGGTCGCGCCGAGGCAATGGCAGGCCAGTCGCGAGGACTTTGCCGGCTTATCGTTTACCGACGAACTGGCGCCCGCCATCGCCGACGCCGATGTCGTGATGGCCTTGCGCATTCAAAAAGAGCGCCTCGATAAAGACGATGAGATGGACCTGGACGACTATCGCGCGCGTTTTTCGTTGACCACTGAACGCCTAAAAACGGCGCGCGACGCACTGCTTGTGATGCATCCGGGACCCATTAATCGCAACGTCGAGCTCAGTGATGCCGTCGCCGATGGCCCGCAATCGGTAATTGAGGAACAGGTGGCCATCGGGGTGTCGGCGCGTATGGCCATCTTAAGTGCACTCGCGGAGCATCGCGCATGA
- a CDS encoding dihydroorotate dehydrogenase electron transfer subunit, producing MNGTANSHRNTIFVEEARILSQDVYSDEQFILRVHAPKCAAAALPGSFAHVTCDPTLPMRRPLSIMRVDADQGWVDFLYKIVGDGLRLLSLRKPGDCLSVMGPIGKPFVLHPERPRPLLLGGGVGIPPMVFLADALRDDTDYSPVLFMGSEVPFPFELTTSALPMPGIEPSINQTLALLERWQIPARLTSLQGYDGCFEGYVTQAAASFLDTLDDAAKKDIEIFSCGPTPMLEAVAKLARDYHLPAQVSLEEHMACAVGGCAGCVVRVENDQGVSMQRVCVDGPVFEARDVFPAA from the coding sequence ATGAACGGCACGGCCAATAGCCATCGCAACACCATCTTTGTCGAAGAGGCGCGCATCCTGAGTCAGGATGTGTACAGCGACGAGCAGTTTATTCTGCGCGTACACGCACCCAAATGTGCGGCGGCGGCCCTGCCCGGCTCGTTTGCGCACGTAACCTGCGACCCGACGCTGCCGATGCGACGACCACTCTCCATTATGCGCGTAGACGCCGACCAGGGATGGGTCGACTTTCTGTATAAGATCGTGGGTGATGGACTGCGGTTACTATCCTTGCGCAAACCGGGCGATTGCCTAAGTGTCATGGGCCCAATTGGCAAGCCATTTGTGCTTCATCCCGAGCGCCCCCGGCCTCTGTTGCTCGGAGGCGGTGTCGGTATCCCACCGATGGTGTTCCTGGCCGATGCGCTCCGCGATGATACGGATTACTCCCCGGTTCTGTTCATGGGCTCAGAAGTGCCGTTTCCCTTTGAGCTCACCACCTCAGCGCTGCCCATGCCCGGCATCGAGCCCTCGATCAATCAGACTCTAGCGCTTCTCGAGCGCTGGCAAATCCCAGCCCGCCTTACCTCGCTTCAAGGGTATGACGGCTGTTTCGAGGGCTATGTGACGCAGGCAGCCGCGTCTTTTCTCGACACCCTGGACGATGCGGCGAAAAAAGACATTGAGATATTCTCCTGTGGTCCCACACCCATGCTCGAAGCGGTCGCGAAACTGGCACGTGACTACCATCTGCCTGCGCAGGTTTCATTGGAAGAACACATGGCGTGCGCCGTTGGGGGCTGCGCCGGCTGCGTCGTTCGCGTCGAGAACGACCAGGGCGTGAGCATGCAGCGAGTGTGTGTGGACGGTCCGGTTTTCGAAGCACGCGACGTTTTTCCCGCCGCGTAG
- the ruvX gene encoding Holliday junction resolvase RuvX, whose product MSSAGAVSTVMAFDYGKRRIGVAVGSTLIGTANPLTTLHHTGDPDWTAIDKLVREWGPDLLLVGLPLMLDDSPSANTVDAERFGANLQEHTGRKVIMVDEKLSSAAARDEIRARRQAGMAKRTQPGDIDKFAAQVILRTWLNQRGGRQPENGDG is encoded by the coding sequence GTGAGTAGCGCCGGCGCCGTATCCACGGTGATGGCGTTTGACTATGGCAAACGACGCATCGGCGTCGCGGTGGGTAGCACGTTGATCGGCACCGCCAACCCCTTGACCACACTCCACCATACGGGCGACCCCGACTGGACAGCGATCGACAAGCTCGTGCGCGAGTGGGGACCCGACCTGCTGCTGGTTGGCCTACCGCTTATGCTCGACGATTCTCCGAGCGCAAACACCGTCGACGCGGAGCGTTTTGGCGCAAACCTGCAAGAACACACCGGGCGCAAGGTCATTATGGTGGACGAAAAGCTCTCGTCCGCCGCCGCGCGGGATGAAATTCGAGCGCGCCGACAGGCGGGAATGGCCAAGCGCACGCAACCGGGTGATATAGACAAATTTGCTGCACAAGTCATACTACGCACCTGGCTTAATCAACGTGGCGGACGTCAACCGGAGAACGGTGACGGATAA
- a CDS encoding HU family DNA-binding protein, whose translation MAAKKKTAVKKAPTKSEILAHISDKTGLTRKEVSSVFEELEGLIKKNLGRRGPGVFTVPGLMKIKVVRKPATKARKGINPFTREEMVFKAKPARNVVKVLALKNLKEMV comes from the coding sequence ATGGCTGCTAAGAAAAAAACAGCGGTAAAGAAGGCTCCTACAAAGAGCGAAATTCTTGCTCACATTTCCGACAAAACCGGCCTGACTCGTAAAGAAGTCAGCAGCGTGTTTGAAGAACTGGAAGGCCTGATCAAGAAAAACCTGGGCCGACGCGGTCCTGGCGTCTTCACCGTTCCTGGCCTGATGAAAATCAAAGTGGTCCGTAAGCCGGCCACCAAAGCACGTAAAGGCATCAACCCTTTTACGCGCGAAGAAATGGTTTTCAAAGCCAAGCCTGCACGCAATGTCGTGAAGGTACTTGCGCTCAAGAACCTGAAAGAAATGGTCTAA
- a CDS encoding aminotransferase class I/II-fold pyridoxal phosphate-dependent enzyme — MSGRLTLPDFALETYFSQWEFKARYHLTASDAESMSTSALLALGTEEDRVAYHDLHLGYTPTWGTDALRSAIADTYDGIGDEQVLAFAGAGEALFWAMQLFVEPGDHVIVNVPNYQSIESVPVASGVSVEGLPLWQADQEGWQLDLDRLTHMLRPNTSLVSVNFPNNPTGFVPDQDTWAAFNALCHARGIRVVSDEVYRGVELDPARTLPAAASINPSALSVSVMSKAYGLPGLRVGWVASQDTHALAKLERAKHYTSICNSAPSEHLAGVALRNGDRILARNRALIQRNDDAVRAFVTQYPVFDYRTPDGGCVAFPRYLGPGSADAFCTRAVEQAGVLLLPAHVYRSTLVDVPQNRFRIGIGRANVTESLAALGAHLVS, encoded by the coding sequence ATGAGCGGACGCCTTACACTGCCTGATTTTGCTCTTGAAACGTACTTCAGTCAGTGGGAATTTAAGGCACGCTATCACCTCACCGCCTCAGACGCGGAGTCGATGTCGACGTCGGCGCTATTGGCGCTCGGCACCGAGGAAGATCGAGTCGCGTATCACGACCTGCACTTGGGTTACACCCCAACCTGGGGCACAGACGCGCTGCGCAGCGCAATCGCTGACACCTATGACGGTATTGGCGATGAGCAGGTCTTAGCCTTTGCCGGTGCCGGAGAAGCCCTGTTTTGGGCGATGCAGCTGTTCGTTGAGCCAGGCGACCATGTGATCGTCAACGTGCCCAATTACCAAAGCATCGAATCGGTGCCCGTCGCGAGCGGGGTGTCGGTGGAGGGCCTACCGCTTTGGCAAGCCGACCAAGAAGGCTGGCAGCTCGATCTAGATCGATTAACCCATATGCTGCGCCCGAATACCTCGCTCGTTTCGGTGAATTTTCCCAACAACCCAACCGGATTTGTACCCGACCAGGACACGTGGGCGGCATTCAACGCGTTGTGCCACGCGCGCGGCATTCGGGTGGTCAGTGATGAGGTCTATCGCGGCGTCGAGCTTGATCCAGCCCGCACGTTGCCAGCAGCCGCGTCAATCAACCCCAGTGCACTGTCGGTTTCGGTGATGTCTAAGGCCTACGGGTTGCCAGGACTTCGCGTCGGTTGGGTCGCCAGTCAGGACACTCACGCTTTAGCCAAACTGGAGCGCGCCAAACACTACACGAGCATCTGCAATTCCGCGCCCAGCGAGCATCTTGCGGGCGTGGCGCTGCGCAATGGCGATCGCATCCTCGCGCGAAACCGCGCGCTCATTCAACGCAATGACGACGCGGTTCGCGCGTTCGTCACGCAGTATCCCGTGTTTGATTACCGCACACCCGACGGCGGCTGCGTTGCGTTTCCACGCTATCTGGGGCCCGGTAGCGCCGACGCATTCTGCACCCGAGCGGTGGAACAGGCGGGTGTCTTGTTGTTACCCGCACACGTCTATCGCTCAACGCTGGTCGATGTGCCGCAAAATCGATTTCGAATTGGCATTGGCCGCGCCAACGTGACCGAGTCGCTCGCCGCATTGGGCGCACATTTGGTCAGCTAA
- a CDS encoding YggT family protein: protein MNALIFILNFAGQLLVGLFIVRFLLQLHRADFHNPVSQAVVSLTNPLVMPLRKFIPGFKGMDMASLFAALIMQVLVIIVLVVVQVGSVPGVRYLIVQSVFGLISLVLGLYTITIFLRVILSWVNPDPRNPIVSILYSLTEPILAPARRFIPPLGGLDLSPLIVLVLIQALSILITSDIRTLF, encoded by the coding sequence ATGAACGCACTGATATTTATTTTGAATTTCGCCGGACAACTGCTGGTTGGGTTGTTTATCGTACGCTTTTTGCTGCAGCTTCATCGCGCCGATTTTCACAACCCGGTGTCGCAGGCGGTGGTCAGCCTTACCAATCCCCTCGTCATGCCGCTGCGCAAATTCATCCCCGGGTTCAAAGGCATGGACATGGCAAGCTTATTCGCGGCATTGATCATGCAGGTGCTCGTTATCATCGTGCTTGTGGTGGTGCAGGTTGGCAGTGTACCCGGTGTACGCTACTTGATCGTACAGTCCGTGTTCGGTCTGATCAGCCTTGTGCTCGGTCTCTACACCATCACCATTTTTCTCAGAGTCATCCTCAGCTGGGTCAATCCAGACCCGCGAAACCCGATCGTCAGCATTCTCTATAGCCTCACCGAGCCCATTTTGGCTCCGGCGCGGCGCTTCATACCGCCGCTAGGTGGACTCGATCTATCGCCGTTGATCGTTCTCGTGCTCATTCAGGCCCTGAGCATTCTTATTACTTCGGATATTCGCACGCTGTTCTAA
- a CDS encoding YggS family pyridoxal phosphate-dependent enzyme codes for MTQITHNLMNIQERIASAARASGRDPASVKLLAVSKKHPAEAILDAQAAGHIHFGENFAAEALDKQRIIDAQNAPAAAEALRWHFIGRIQSNKARQVATHFSWVHSLDRDKIARRLDQFRGPGQPLNVLVQINLSDDSTRSGVPVDEAPAFIERTRALPRLRVRGLMAMAPATDDYDEQAAAFAKVEALSQSLQQKWPDLVELSMGMSGDLEAAIAHGATWVRIGTDVFGKRPVD; via the coding sequence TTGACCCAAATCACACATAATCTGATGAATATTCAGGAAAGAATCGCCTCGGCGGCGCGCGCGAGTGGACGGGATCCAGCCTCGGTCAAACTGCTGGCGGTCAGCAAGAAACACCCTGCGGAGGCGATTCTCGACGCGCAGGCGGCGGGTCACATCCACTTTGGAGAGAACTTCGCGGCCGAGGCTCTCGACAAACAGCGGATCATCGACGCGCAAAATGCGCCCGCCGCCGCCGAGGCGCTTCGCTGGCATTTTATTGGCCGCATTCAATCCAACAAGGCGCGGCAGGTGGCGACCCACTTTTCGTGGGTGCATAGCCTTGACCGCGATAAAATTGCGCGCCGACTTGATCAATTTCGAGGTCCCGGTCAACCCCTAAACGTGCTCGTGCAAATCAACTTAAGCGATGATTCGACTCGGTCTGGGGTGCCCGTTGATGAGGCCCCGGCGTTTATCGAGCGAACCCGTGCGCTTCCCAGGCTACGCGTACGCGGCCTGATGGCCATGGCGCCCGCAACCGATGACTATGACGAACAAGCGGCCGCGTTCGCCAAAGTCGAGGCGCTCAGCCAGTCGCTTCAACAAAAATGGCCCGATCTGGTGGAACTGTCGATGGGCATGTCGGGCGACCTCGAGGCAGCGATCGCGCACGGAGCCACTTGGGTGCGAATCGGCACCGATGTGTTTGGCAAACGTCCCGTCGACTGA
- a CDS encoding alpha/beta fold hydrolase has product MVVETERFLFDGPAGALEAMLELPESLPATPAAVAVVCHPHPQFQGTMLNKVVHTLARSALDNGWPALRFNYRGVGKSEGNYDEGRGETDDALAACELMTARFNAPLVLMGFSFGAGVSLRLASRNYPSNAISAVLSAAPPVGRLGVPDDLAITVPWLVIQGSADELVDAQLVKRWAEQQSPTPELVMLDGVSHFFHGSLTVLRQHAVDFLHRADFSAR; this is encoded by the coding sequence ATGGTCGTTGAAACGGAGCGTTTCCTGTTCGATGGGCCGGCTGGGGCACTCGAAGCGATGTTGGAATTACCCGAGTCGTTGCCGGCGACACCCGCTGCCGTGGCGGTTGTATGCCATCCGCATCCACAGTTTCAAGGCACTATGCTCAATAAAGTCGTGCACACCTTGGCGCGCAGTGCCCTCGACAACGGATGGCCAGCTCTGCGTTTTAATTACCGCGGTGTGGGTAAAAGTGAAGGTAACTATGACGAAGGGCGCGGCGAAACGGACGACGCGCTTGCCGCTTGTGAGCTTATGACCGCACGCTTTAATGCGCCGCTGGTGCTCATGGGCTTTAGCTTCGGAGCAGGCGTGTCGTTGCGTCTGGCAAGCCGTAATTACCCCTCGAACGCGATATCCGCCGTCCTATCCGCGGCACCTCCGGTCGGTCGACTGGGCGTGCCGGACGACTTAGCGATCACGGTGCCGTGGCTTGTCATTCAAGGTAGCGCGGACGAGTTGGTGGATGCTCAGTTGGTGAAGCGATGGGCCGAACAGCAATCACCGACTCCGGAGTTGGTGATGCTGGATGGCGTGAGCCATTTCTTTCATGGCAGTCTCACTGTGCTGCGCCAACATGCGGTCGACTTTCTGCACCGCGCGGATTTCTCTGCGCGATAA
- the proC gene encoding pyrroline-5-carboxylate reductase, translated as MQTIRVTFIGGGNMAGALIQRLATLTLENDAPAYACRVADPSPEQRQHLATLPGVTTFADNNEAIEGADCVVLAVKPQIMRAVCTEAATAVAATTPLIVSVAAGIGCDQMSHWFDGYRRVVRVMPNTPALLGVGATGLYGDRAVTEADRALADALFSAVGVTAWVDQESLIDAVTAVSGSGPAYFFYLLEAMEDAGRAQGLPTAMAQTLARQTALGAAHMALAERDTLHAVRDRVTSPGGTTAAALDVLASRDLPSIMREAMDAANARAVELAHEFGSD; from the coding sequence ATGCAGACAATCCGTGTGACTTTTATCGGCGGCGGTAATATGGCCGGTGCCCTTATTCAGCGTTTGGCAACACTCACGCTGGAGAATGACGCGCCCGCCTATGCTTGTCGCGTCGCCGACCCAAGTCCCGAACAGCGGCAGCATTTGGCGACCTTACCCGGTGTCACGACCTTTGCGGATAATAATGAGGCGATCGAAGGGGCGGACTGCGTCGTGCTCGCGGTCAAACCACAAATTATGCGCGCGGTGTGCACAGAGGCGGCCACCGCGGTGGCGGCGACTACGCCCCTTATTGTGTCGGTGGCAGCGGGCATTGGTTGCGATCAGATGAGCCACTGGTTCGACGGCTATCGACGAGTGGTTCGAGTGATGCCCAACACGCCCGCGTTACTCGGCGTGGGTGCGACGGGTCTGTACGGCGACCGCGCGGTCACTGAAGCGGATCGCGCACTGGCGGACGCCTTGTTCAGCGCGGTCGGCGTCACGGCCTGGGTTGACCAAGAATCGCTAATCGATGCGGTCACGGCGGTATCGGGTAGTGGGCCTGCCTACTTTTTTTATCTGCTCGAAGCGATGGAAGACGCCGGTCGGGCCCAAGGTCTGCCCACAGCGATGGCGCAGACTCTGGCGCGTCAGACCGCGTTGGGGGCCGCGCACATGGCGTTGGCCGAACGCGATACACTCCATGCCGTGCGTGATCGGGTGACGTCACCAGGCGGCACCACTGCAGCAGCACTCGATGTCTTGGCGTCGCGCGACCTGCCGTCTATCATGCGGGAAGCCATGGACGCGGCCAACGCGCGCGCCGTCGAGTTGGCTCATGAATTTGGCTCGGACTAA
- a CDS encoding PilT/PilU family type 4a pilus ATPase: protein MERDQAIKLMQDLMRGMVSKNASDLFITTGFPPAIKIDGVITPVSQTPLTASQSAMLVRSIMNDKQTKEFDANKECNFAVSPKGIGRFRANAFVQQGNTGAVLRTITTDIPVFDDLKLPPVLKEVVMSKRGLVIIVGGTGSGKSTTLAAMIGHRNKNSRGHIITIEDPVEYVHPHEGCVVTQREVGVDTDNWHAALKNTLRQAPDVILIGEIRDRETMEYGVQFAETGHLCLATLHANSANQALDRIINFFPEERRDQLLMDLSLNIRALVSQRLIPRADNVGRIAAMEIMLASPLISDLIFKGEVAQIKEVMAKSNRLGMMTFDQALFDLYEEEAIGYEEALRNADSKNELRLRIKLESKREFKAQDEGGQSLRIMEHEPDAKQF, encoded by the coding sequence ATGGAACGTGATCAAGCGATTAAATTGATGCAAGACCTCATGCGCGGCATGGTGTCCAAAAACGCATCCGACCTTTTTATCACCACAGGTTTCCCGCCGGCGATCAAAATCGATGGGGTGATCACACCAGTGTCGCAGACCCCGTTAACGGCATCGCAAAGCGCGATGCTGGTGCGTTCGATCATGAACGACAAACAAACCAAAGAATTCGACGCAAACAAAGAGTGCAATTTTGCGGTCAGCCCCAAAGGCATTGGCCGCTTTCGAGCTAACGCGTTTGTTCAGCAGGGCAATACGGGCGCGGTGCTGCGAACGATCACTACTGATATCCCAGTGTTCGACGATCTAAAATTGCCCCCGGTGCTCAAAGAAGTGGTGATGTCCAAGCGTGGGCTGGTCATTATCGTGGGCGGCACCGGTTCGGGTAAATCAACCACACTGGCTGCAATGATCGGACACCGAAATAAGAACTCTCGCGGTCATATCATTACGATTGAAGACCCGGTTGAGTATGTTCATCCGCATGAGGGTTGTGTGGTTACGCAACGCGAAGTGGGTGTGGATACTGATAATTGGCACGCGGCGCTCAAAAATACCTTACGACAGGCGCCCGATGTGATTTTGATCGGCGAGATTCGTGACCGCGAAACGATGGAATATGGCGTTCAATTTGCCGAAACCGGCCACTTGTGCCTGGCCACGCTCCATGCCAACAGCGCCAACCAAGCCCTTGATCGCATCATCAACTTTTTCCCCGAGGAACGACGTGACCAGCTGCTCATGGACTTGTCGCTCAACATTCGCGCCTTAGTCTCGCAGCGACTGATTCCGCGTGCGGACAACGTGGGCCGGATAGCCGCTATGGAGATCATGCTCGCTTCGCCACTTATTTCCGATCTTATTTTTAAGGGAGAAGTGGCGCAAATTAAAGAGGTAATGGCAAAGTCCAACCGCCTCGGCATGATGACGTTTGATCAGGCGTTGTTCGATCTGTACGAGGAAGAAGCGATCGGCTATGAGGAAGCGTTGCGCAACGCTGACTCGAAGAACGAACTTCGATTACGTATCAAGCTGGAAAGCAAACGTGAATTCAAAGCTCAGGATGAAGGCGGTCAAAGTCTGCGCATCATGGAGCACGAACCGGACGCTAAACAGTTTTAA
- a CDS encoding PilT/PilU family type 4a pilus ATPase produces MNTKPLFKLMVEKKASDLFFTTYAPVKIKIDGRIIPVNNTELTPKMVKQAAFGLMNEEQLDQFARELEIDFAISEPGLGRFRVNIFHQRGNVAMVLRYITSDLPRLDELGMPPILKDLIMRKRGLILMVGATGSGKSTTIAGMINHRNESSSDHILTIEDPIEFLHPNKNCLINQREVGVDTMSYARALKSALREAPDVILIGEIRDRETMESALALAGTGHLCLSTLHANNTAETLDRIINMFPTEQHAQILMDLSQYLRAIISQRLVPGKNGMRCAAIEIMLNTPHIQEQILKGDIDAIKEAVAESSENGIQSFDSSLYELYKQGRVTLEAALSAADSRANLETKINFG; encoded by the coding sequence ATGAATACCAAGCCCCTGTTCAAACTCATGGTGGAGAAAAAAGCCTCCGACCTGTTTTTCACAACTTACGCGCCGGTCAAAATTAAGATCGATGGGCGGATTATCCCCGTGAACAACACAGAGCTGACGCCCAAGATGGTGAAACAAGCGGCGTTTGGTCTGATGAATGAGGAGCAGCTCGATCAGTTCGCGCGCGAGCTTGAGATTGATTTCGCCATCTCCGAACCAGGGCTCGGTCGATTCCGCGTTAACATCTTTCATCAACGCGGCAACGTCGCGATGGTGTTGCGCTACATCACGTCCGATTTACCGCGCCTCGACGAGCTCGGCATGCCGCCCATTCTCAAAGATCTCATCATGCGTAAGCGCGGTCTGATTTTGATGGTCGGCGCGACGGGCTCCGGTAAGTCAACCACCATTGCGGGCATGATTAATCACCGCAATGAATCATCGAGCGATCACATTTTAACGATTGAAGATCCCATCGAGTTTCTTCACCCGAATAAGAACTGCCTGATTAATCAGCGTGAAGTCGGGGTCGATACCATGTCGTATGCGCGGGCACTGAAAAGCGCGTTACGCGAAGCGCCGGATGTGATTTTGATCGGTGAGATTCGCGATCGCGAAACAATGGAGTCGGCACTTGCGCTGGCGGGTACAGGGCATTTGTGTCTGTCGACACTCCACGCCAACAATACCGCAGAAACGCTCGATCGCATCATCAATATGTTTCCTACCGAGCAGCATGCGCAGATTCTCATGGATCTGTCGCAATATTTGCGCGCCATAATTTCACAACGTCTGGTGCCCGGGAAAAACGGGATGCGCTGTGCGGCCATCGAGATCATGCTCAATACACCGCATATTCAAGAGCAGATTCTTAAGGGCGACATCGACGCGATTAAAGAGGCGGTAGCCGAGTCATCCGAGAATGGCATCCAGTCGTTTGATTCGTCGCTCTATGAACTCTACAAGCAAGGTCGCGTGACGCTCGAAGCGGCGCTCAGCGCGGCCGATTCACGCGCCAATCTCGAAACGAAAATCAATTTCGGCTAG
- a CDS encoding DUF4426 domain-containing protein: MLNRSLHIVAIGVLFALTACQKAPETRSAENVPTAKPAAPRTLESGDYVVHYNAVTTDQLPQEAARAYGLSRSKSQVLLNVVLHQKTAGSDTQSTSGKVSAKANNLTGQLKNLEMREIRDGDVVYYIGQTSISDGEYLTFKIEVLPDGETSPINVTFQQQFHTD, encoded by the coding sequence ATGCTCAACCGCTCTTTGCACATCGTCGCTATTGGCGTTCTGTTTGCGCTAACGGCGTGCCAAAAGGCACCTGAAACCCGCTCTGCCGAAAATGTACCGACGGCCAAACCCGCCGCACCACGTACCCTCGAGTCTGGCGACTATGTCGTCCACTACAACGCGGTCACAACCGATCAACTCCCGCAGGAAGCCGCTAGAGCATACGGTCTCTCTCGGAGCAAATCGCAAGTGTTACTCAATGTCGTTTTGCATCAGAAAACCGCGGGTTCGGACACGCAATCAACATCGGGTAAAGTCTCAGCGAAAGCCAATAACCTTACGGGACAATTGAAAAATCTTGAGATGCGAGAGATTCGCGATGGTGACGTGGTGTACTACATTGGCCAAACATCGATCTCTGACGGCGAATATTTGACGTTCAAAATCGAGGTTTTGCCCGACGGTGAAACGAGCCCCATAAACGTGACGTTTCAGCAACAGTTCCACACCGACTGA